The following coding sequences lie in one Phalacrocorax carbo chromosome 3, bPhaCar2.1, whole genome shotgun sequence genomic window:
- the LOC104044574 gene encoding WD repeat and coiled-coil-containing protein, whose amino-acid sequence MELGKAKLLRTGLNALYQAIHPMHGIAWTDGKQVILTSLHLHNGEPKFGDSSVVGQFEHVHGLYWGPCPPDAPALLAVQHKKHITIWQLCFSVTERNKLLVSQICDISEPFPVLPQGCVWHPKKEILAVLTTRDASVLHSVHLNNSRIKADIKGSGLIHCACWTKEGNRLVVGVGSALHSYIWDDAQKTLNPCSFCPIFDVGGYICAVEATLNFQVAVATELPLDKICGLNAGVAFEVPASIETESFPSQSSLCGEEEYSMDGGRKSLDSEKPLSVVTSPVDLTHILSSKQGADSSPLLHLRPKDYLTGSGQDSSHLILVTFERKVTSTKKVSIPGILVPDIMAFDPKTQTVSVASNTCNIILVYSLTSSNLPNIQQIQLEKNEKPKGLCFLTNKLLLILVGRQKFTDPAFLPSSRSDKYMIRLMIKELIFEMGPSMSASVNGSSSLNLSNIPHDLSADVRPLSRGLLIPDRTAVQSPTSRRKLIEEIKSPVYEQSLSLNTSDLKDKKISIHFPPAVESLDAEPVNRTAALSATSLVFSNKPTSPKRQAEAASKIPNSHKNNLLSEKEANYFLKNIEKLSGNFVELQHHLHELTELLKSGKRNLPVYPSSQEPSFINITCQKQLSRSDSDERRAVILCGGKLHLNTVQQIFKLSLVEMQHGSSWIVLTADSEGFVPLTFTTMQEIVIRDASMKGYSSRSSKTLDIISSTEGCRPTSSESLDITSSLEVLRDCSSKPSDSSSPSEQPSSKM is encoded by the exons ATGGAGCTAGGAAAGGCGAAGCTTCTGCGAACTGGCCTTAATGCCTTATACCAAGCAATTCACCCCATGCATGGTATTGCCTGGACAGATGGGAAACAGGTGATACTAACTTCTTTACACCTTCATAATGGAGAACCAAAATTTGGTGACTCGAGTGTTGTCGGTCAGTTTGAACACGTCCATGGACTCTACTGGGGCCCGTGTCCCCCCGatgccccagctctgcttgcTGTCCAACACAAAAAGCATATCACTATTTGGCAGCTCTGTTTTAGTGTTACGGAAAGAAATAAGCTCTTAGTTTCTCAGATCTGTGACATCAGCGAGCCGTTTCCGGTGCTCCCTCAAGGCTGTGTGTGGCATCCGAAGAAGGAGATCTTGGCTGTGCTAACTACACGGGATGCCTCTGTCTTACACTCTGTTCATCTCAACAACTCCAGAATTAAAGCAGATATTAAAGGCAGCGGTCTCATCCACTGTGCTTGTTGGACAAAGGAAGGCAATCGCTTAGTGGTGGGAGTAGGCAGTGCCCTTCATTCTTATATTTGGGATGATGCTCAGAAAACACTGAATCCGTGTTCTTTTTGCCCAATCTTTGATGTGGGAGGCTATATCTGTGCTGTGGAAGCTACTCTGAATTTCCAAGTGGCTGTTGCCACCGAGCTTCCTCTAGACAAGATCTGCGGCTTAAATGCTGGTGTTGCATTTGAAGTTCCAGCGAGCATTGAAACAGAGTCCTTCCCCTCACAGTCCAGCTTATGCGGTGAGGAAGAGTATTCCATGGATGGGGGGAGAAAGTCACTGGACTCTGAGAAGCCCTTGTCTGTTGTTACATCTCCCGTGGATCTAACTCACATACTTTCTAGCAAGCAGGGTGCTGATTCCAGTCCTCTTCTTCATCTGAGGCCCAAGGACTACCTGACGGGAAGCGGCCAAGATTCTTCCCATCTCATCTTGGTGACTTTTGAAAGAAAGGTTACCTCTACCAAAAAAGTTAGCATCCCAGGCATTCTGGTTCCTGATATAATGGCTTTTGACCCCAAAACTCAAACTGTATCGGTTGCCTCCAATACTTGTAACATTATTTTAGTCTATTCACTGACTTCATCCAATTTACCCAATATTCAACAAATTCAGCTCGAGAAAAATGAGAAACCAAAGGGTTTGTGCTTCTTGACCAATAAATTGTTACTGATACTGGTTGGAAGACAAAAATTCACTGACCCtgcatttcttccctcttcaaGATCAGACAAATATATGATCCGATTGATGATTAAGGAACTAATATTTGAAATGGGCCCTTCCATGTCTGCATCAGTTAATGGCAGCTCCAGTTTGAACCTTTCAAACATACCTCATGATCTCTCTGCAGATGTTCGCCCCCTCAGCCGTGGACTCTTGATACCAGATCGTACTGCTGTTCAGTCCCCCACCAGTAGAAGGAAACTCattgaagaaattaaaagtccTGTTTATGAACAAAGCTTGTCGTTGAACACGAGTGACCTCAAAGATAAAAAGATCTCCATTCATTTTCCTCCAGCTGTTGAGTCTCTTGATGCCGAACCAGTTAATCGGACTGCGGCACTGTCTGCCACGTCACTGGTGTTTTCTAACAAGCCAACATCTCCgaaaaggcaggcagaggcagcttcCAAGATACCAAATTCTCACAAGAATAACCTATTAAGTGAAAAGGAGGCGAattactttttgaaaaatatagaaaaactgTCTGGTAACTTCGTAGAATTACAGCATCATCTCCATGAGTTAACTGAGCTGCTAAAATCTGGGAAGAGAAATCTTCCAGTGTATCCATCTTCTCAGGAGCCCTCTTTTATTAACATCACCTGCCAG AAGCAGCTCTCCAGAAGTGATTCAGACGAAAGACGAGCTGTTATTCTTTGTGGTGGTAAACTCCATCTGAATACAGTCCAGCAGATTTTCAAACTCTCTCTTGTAGAAATGCAACACG GTTCATCTTGGATTGTTCTCACAGCGGACAGTGAGGGCTTTGTTCCGTTAACATTTACAACCATGCAGGAGATAGTTATAAGAGACGCCAGTATGAAAGGCTACAGCTCCCGTTCTTCCAAGACTTTGGACATCATCAGTTCTACAGAAGGGTGTAGACCCACTTCTTCGGAAAGTCTGGATATCACGAGCTCTTTGGAAGTCCTCAGAGACTGCTCCTCCAAGCCCTCAGACAGCAGCAGTCCTTCGGAACAGCCCAGcagtaaaatgtga